A region of Panicum virgatum strain AP13 chromosome 8N, P.virgatum_v5, whole genome shotgun sequence DNA encodes the following proteins:
- the LOC120684537 gene encoding 2-methyl-6-phytyl-1,4-hydroquinone methyltransferase 2, chloroplastic-like — protein sequence MVSTYGPGGGAKLRCAASSSAAAPARPVKAPRFIQHKKEAFWFYRFISVAYDNVFNPGHFTENMRDDALEPADLYSSHLKVVDVGGGTGFTTLGIVKHVDPENVTLLDQSPHQLEKARQKVALKGVTIMEGDAEDLPFPTDTFDRYVSAGSIEYWPDPQRGIKEAYRVLKFGGTACVIGPVYPTFWLSRFFADMWMLFPQEEEYIEWFKKAGFKDVKLKRIGPKWYRGVRRHGLIIGCSVTGVKRERGDSSLELGPKAEDVSKPVNPITFLFRFLIGTICAAYYVLVPIYMWIKDKIVPKGMPI from the exons ATGGTCTCCACCTacgggccgggcggcggcgccaagcTGAGGtgcgcggcgtcctcgtcggcggCAGCCCCGGCGCGGCCCGTCAAGGCGCCGCGGTTCATCCAGCACAAGAAGGAGGCCTTCTGGTTCTACCGCTTCATCTCCGTCGCCTACGACAACGTCTTCAACCCGGGCCACTTCACTGAGAACATGCGCGACGACGCGCTCGAGCCCGCCGACCTCTACAGCAGCCACCTCAAGGTcgtcgacgtcggcggcggcacgggcttCACCACGCTCGGGATCGTCAAGCACGTCGACCCGGAGAACGTCACGCTGCTCGACCAGTCCCCGCACCAGCTCGAGAAGGCCAGGCAGAAAGTGGCGCTCAAGGGGGTCACCATCATGGAGGGCGACGCCGAGGACCTGCCCTTCCCCACCGACACCTTCGACCGATACGTCTCCGCCGGCAG CATTGAGTATTGGCCTGATCCACAGAGAGGAATCAAGGAGGCATACAGGGTCCTGAAGTTTGGTGGGACAGCTTGTGTGATTGGCCCGGTGTACCCAACCTTCTGGCTGTCCCGCTTCTTCGCCGACATGTGGATGCTTTTCCCCCAGGAAGAAGAGTATATCGAGTGGTTCAAGAAGGCTGGGTTTAAGGATGTCAAGCTGAAAAGAATTGGACCAAAGTGGTACCGTGGTGTCCGGAGGCATGGCCTGATCATTGGATGCTCTGTCACAGGTGTGAAGAGAGAACGTGGAGACTCTTCTTTGGAG CTTGGTCCGAAAGCTGAGGATGTCAGCAAACCAGTGAATCCAATCACCTTCCTCTTTCGCTTCCTCATAGGAACAATATGTGCTGCATACTATGTTCTGGTGCCTATTTACATGTGGATAAAGGACAAGATTGTGCCCAAAGGCATGCCAATCTGA